One segment of Podarcis muralis chromosome 17, rPodMur119.hap1.1, whole genome shotgun sequence DNA contains the following:
- the LOC114587638 gene encoding uncharacterized protein LOC114587638 has product MLAFSVVLCIAYFCPSLGALVSPDPELLSQGRTRLQQARELARHPRYGSCWMGALGQLDAGCRELDEEQQSRIAIKFAHCHLQRSGRKFPPCEPSSSIRGCTQDMDPVAFGVYTEFFTHAQSICYFLHNEAWEQRAQDTMHRLTSSSETVARQLESTHQLAGEIAQAQDATLRSQEQILQDGELLHQMLRDSSQGVRQAFQELQDSAFEQRVAFAEIFNRVTFLHRFVVGESSALYSIFFHLLSGAASLVLTSSQRTAGARFPLLTLVGANIYLERVICSLLMDEADGGQDLTERISFWVGLSRRGFAGLGFAVVTYFIWIYKDPAKQNQEVLQSLQQTRTEIQRLLQETERLLPKSELLLLDSEVNAENKEFTDSGFPKLLPCSQHRTATEVKEHRADQKKMEEMWASCPKRRGRSPSRTRCSPSRTRRSPSRTRRSRSRQRSRTRNVAAQPLAIPVPLEQPLQCSLRSQRSLEVPRPPIHH; this is encoded by the exons ATGCTGGCCTTTTCAGTTGTTCTTTGTATAGCTTATTTCTGTCCCAGTCTTGGGGCGCTGGTGTCTCCCGATCCTGAGCTTCTGTCTCAAGGAAGGACCCGCCTGCAACAGGCCCGTGAACTGGCTCGACACCCCCGCTATGGCAGTTGCTGGATGGGAGCCTTAGGGCAGCTAGACGCTGGGTGCAGGGAGCTGGATGAGGAGCAGCAAAGCCGCATTGCAATCAAATTTGCCCATTGCCACCTCCAGCG GTCTGGGAGGAAGTTCCCCCCCTGTGAGCCTAGCAGCTCCATCCGTGGTTGCACACAGGACATGGACCCAGTGGCCTTTGGGGTGTACACAGAGTTCTTCACCCATGCTCAAAGCATCTGTTATTTCCTGCACAATGAGGCCTGGGAACAACGAGCCCAAGACACCATGCACAG GCTGACGTCCTCTTCAGAGACTGTGGCCCGCCAGCTGGAATCCACCCATCAGCTTGCTGGAGAGATCGCCCAGGCACAGGATGCCACCTTGCGCTCTCAGGAGCAGATCCTGCAAGATGGGGAGCTGCTACATCAGATGCTACGTGACTCCTCCCAAG GGGTGCGCCAGGCCTTCCAAGAACTGCAGGATTCGGCCTTTGAGCAGCGAGTAGCCTTTGCTGAGATCTTCAACCGGGTTACATTTCTGCACCGCTTTGTCGTTGGGGAGTCCAGCGCTCTCTACTCGATCTTCTTCCATCTCCTAAGTGGGGCTGCCAGCCTGGTGCTGACCTCTAGCCAACGGACTGCAGGAGCACG GTTTCCTCTGCTGACGTTGGTGGGAGCAAACATTTACCTAGAGCGTGTCATCTGCAGCCTTCTGATGGATGAAGCGGACGGGGGCCAGGACTTGACG GAGAGAATCTCCTTCTGGGTGGGCCTATCACGTCGAGGTTTTGCTGGTCTGGGCTTCGCTGTGGTGACTTATTTTATCTGGATCTACAAAGACCCAGCCAAACAGAACCAGGAGGTACTGCAAAGTCTACAGCAGACCCGGACAGAGATCCAGAGGCTTCTGCAAGAAACAG AAAGGCTACTGCCAAAATCAGAGCTCCTGCTTCTGGACTCGGAGGTCAATGCAGAGAACAAGGAATTCACTGATTCAGGATTCCCAAAgctgctgccctgctcacagCACAGAACTGCAACGGAAGTAAAGGAACACAGGGCTGACCAGAAGAAAA tGGAAGAGATGTGGGCTAGCTGCCCCAAGCGGAGGGGGCGTTCTCCGTCCCGCACTCGATGTTCTCCATCCCGCACTCGACGTTCTCCGTCCCGCACTCGACGCTCCCGGTCCCGCCAGCGCAGTCGGACTAGGAATGTCGCTGCCCAGCCGCTGGCAATCCCTGTACCTCTGGAGCAG